Part of the Terrisporobacter glycolicus ATCC 14880 = DSM 1288 genome is shown below.
TCTTACTATTCTTACTTTACCATTTCTGAATATTTTACCACTTGTTACGTAGCATCCTGAAACTGTACCAACTCCAGATATCTTGTAAACTTCTCTTATTTCTGCTTTACCTGTATCTTCATCTCTATATTCTGGGTCTAACATACCGCTCATAGCAGCTTGTATGTCCTCTATAGCTTTATATATTATAGTGTAACTTCTTACATCTACACTTTCTTTTTCTGCAAGAGATTCTGCACTTGGTACTGGTCTAACATTGAATCCTATTATTATTGCATTTGATGCAGCTGCAAGCATAACATCTGATTCATTTATAGCTCCAACACCACCATGTATTACTCTAACTGCAACTTCTTCGTTAGATAATTTTTCAAGTGATTGTTTTACTGCCTGAACAGAACCTTGAACATCTGCTTTTATAACTATATTAAGCTCTTTAACTTGACCTTCGTTCATTTGCTCGAAGAATTGGTCAAGTGACATTCTTTGGTTAGATTTTAGCATTTCTTCTCTAGCTATATGTTGTCTTTTTTCTGCAACATTTCTAGCTATTTTATCTGAAGGTACAGCTACAAACTGATCCCCACCTTGTGGAACTTCTGAAAGTCCTAATATTTCAACAGCTGTTGACGGTCCAGCAGTTTTAACTCTTTTTCCTTTTGAGTTTATCATCGCTCTTACTTTACCTGAAGCAACACCACAAACAATTGGATCTCCAACTTTTAAAGTACCACCTTGTACAAGTACTGTAGCAACTGGTCCTCTACCTTTGTCAAGTTCAGCTTCTACAACTGTACCAACAGCTCTCTTATCTGGATTAGCTTTTAATTCTTCCATTTCAGAAACTAAAAGTATCATTTCTAATAGTGTGTCTATTCCTGTTCTTTGTCTAGCTGAAACTGGAACTGCTATAACATCTCCACCCCAGTCTTCAACAAGTAATCCCTGTTCAGATAGTTCTTGCTTAACTCTATCTTGATTAGCTGCTGGTTTATCTATTTTATTTATAGCTATAATTAGTGGAACACCTGCTGCTTTAGCATGGTTTATTGCTTCTATTGTTTGAGGCATTATACCATCGTCTGCTGCAACTACTAATATTGCTATATCTGTAACTTGCGCACCTCTAGCTCTCATTGCTGTGAAAGCCTCATGTCCTGGAGTATCTAAAAATACTATCTTTTGTCCATTTATTGATACTTCAGATGCACCTATATGCTGAGTAATTCCACCTGCTTCACTATTAGTAACATGTGTACTTCTTATAGCATCTAGTAAAGATGTTTTACCATGGTCAACGTGTCCCATAACTGTTACAACTGGTGGTCTTGGTTTTAAATCTTCTTCTTTATCTTCTTCTATTTGCATTAATGCTTCTATTTCTTCTTCAGCTTCTTCATCATTTGAACCTGCAACTAATGTAAATCCATATTCACTTGCTAAATGAGAAGCTATTTCAAAGTTAACTTCTTGATTTAAAGAAGCCATAGTTCCCATTTTCATAAGCTTCATTATAACTTCTGTAGCTGGTTTTTCTAAAGCTTCAGCCAGTTGTTGAACTGTTAAAGTTCCATCAACTTTTATTACATTTTCATCAGATTCTTTTAAAAGGTCCATAAGTAATTCTACTTCATCTTCTTCTAATTCAGATTTTTCGTTTTCTACTTCAATTCCTAATTCTTTTATTTTTGCTAAGATGTCCTTATTTGACATTCCTACTTCTTCTGCTATTTGGTAAACTCTTGTTTTATTCACAAGATCACCCCCTATTATTATTTGTTAATCCATTAACTGTATGATTTTATTTGCGAATCCTATATCTTTAATTCCTATAACTGCTCTAGAATCTTTACCAATAGATATTCCTAGATCGCTTTTTGTAGATAACTCTACACAATTTACTTTTCTAAAAGATGACTTATCATTGAATAATTTTTTCGTATTATTCGATGCATCACCCGCTACTATAACTAAATTTAATTTTCCTTTTTTTAAATCTATCATAGTTCCATCTTCGCCAGATACTAATTTACCTGCTCTCATTGCAAGGCCTAGTAATGAGTGTATTTTATCCATATTATTTTTCATAAGATTCTAACTCCGCTAATAATTTTTCGTATACCTCATTTGGCACTTCCATTTTAAATGCTCTATTTAAAGCTTTGCTTTTTATAGCTTTTTTTAAACATTCAGAATCCTTGCATATGTATGCTCCTCTTCCATTTGCTTTTCCTGCTAAGTCTATAAAAATTTGGCCTTCTTTATTTTTTACTATTCTAATAAGTTCCTTTTTACTGTCTCTATCTTGACAAGCAATACACTTTCTTTGAGGCACTTTTTTTATTTTTTTCAAAGCAATCCCTCCTTATTCTTCGTCATTTAATTGAGATTCACTTTTAATATCTATCTTCCAATTCGTAAGTTTTGCAGCAAGTCTAGCATTTTGTCCTGCTTTACCTATAGCTAAAGATAATTGATAATCTGGCACCACAACTAATGCTGATTTTTCTTCTTCGTTAACTTCTACTTTAACTACTTTTGATGGACTAAGTGATGCACATACAAACTCAGCTGGATTTTCACTGTAATTTATTATATCTATTTTTTCTCCACCTAGTTCATCAACTACATATTTAACTCTCGTTCCTTTTGGTCCTACACAAGCTCCAATTGGATCTATTTTTTCATCTATTGAGTGAACAGCCATTTTAGTTCTTGATCCGGCTTCTCTAGATACAGATTTAATTTGAACTATGCCCTGGAATATTTCTGGTACTTCTGATTCAAATAATCTCTTAACAAGGTTTGGATGACTTCTTGAAACTACTATTTGAGGTCCCTTATTAGTTTTCTTCACTTCTAAT
Proteins encoded:
- the infB gene encoding translation initiation factor IF-2, which gives rise to MNKTRVYQIAEEVGMSNKDILAKIKELGIEVENEKSELEEDEVELLMDLLKESDENVIKVDGTLTVQQLAEALEKPATEVIMKLMKMGTMASLNQEVNFEIASHLASEYGFTLVAGSNDEEAEEEIEALMQIEEDKEEDLKPRPPVVTVMGHVDHGKTSLLDAIRSTHVTNSEAGGITQHIGASEVSINGQKIVFLDTPGHEAFTAMRARGAQVTDIAILVVAADDGIMPQTIEAINHAKAAGVPLIIAINKIDKPAANQDRVKQELSEQGLLVEDWGGDVIAVPVSARQRTGIDTLLEMILLVSEMEELKANPDKRAVGTVVEAELDKGRGPVATVLVQGGTLKVGDPIVCGVASGKVRAMINSKGKRVKTAGPSTAVEILGLSEVPQGGDQFVAVPSDKIARNVAEKRQHIAREEMLKSNQRMSLDQFFEQMNEGQVKELNIVIKADVQGSVQAVKQSLEKLSNEEVAVRVIHGGVGAINESDVMLAAASNAIIIGFNVRPVPSAESLAEKESVDVRSYTIIYKAIEDIQAAMSGMLDPEYRDEDTGKAEIREVYKISGVGTVSGCYVTSGKIFRNGKVRIVRDGIIIHEGEIQALKRFKDDVKEVNNGYECGMSFVNYNDIKVGDIVEAYVTKEIERKL
- a CDS encoding L7Ae/L30e/S12e/Gadd45 family ribosomal protein; this translates as MKNNMDKIHSLLGLAMRAGKLVSGEDGTMIDLKKGKLNLVIVAGDASNNTKKLFNDKSSFRKVNCVELSTKSDLGISIGKDSRAVIGIKDIGFANKIIQLMD
- the rnpM gene encoding RNase P modulator RnpM → MKKIKKVPQRKCIACQDRDSKKELIRIVKNKEGQIFIDLAGKANGRGAYICKDSECLKKAIKSKALNRAFKMEVPNEVYEKLLAELESYEK